One Benincasa hispida cultivar B227 chromosome 5, ASM972705v1, whole genome shotgun sequence genomic window carries:
- the LOC120078049 gene encoding protein DETOXIFICATION 40-like produces the protein MASVSEDDVHLPLLLSTAALLSSQSLFSNDQETSNELETILSDTHLSFVRRYSQATWVEMKLMFYLAGPAVFVYMINYLMSMSTQVFAGHLGNLELAASSLGNNGIQIFAYGLMLGMGSAVETLCGQAFGAEKYDMLGIYLQRSTILLTLTGFVLTIVYIFCKPILIFLGESKEIASAAEVFVFGLIPQIFAYAINFPIQKFLQAQSIVFPSAYISAGTLVVHVVLSWVAAYKMGLGLLGVSLVLSLSWWIIVVGQFVYIVKSDKCKETWRGFNAKAFTGLPGFFKLSVASAVMLCLETWYFQILVLLAGLLENPELALDSLSICTTISGWVLMISVGFNAAASVRVSNELGSKHPKSAAFSVVVVTAIAFIVSIFCAIIVLALRDVISYAFTEGPIVAAAVSDLCPLLALTLLLNGIQPVLSGVAVGCGWQAFVAYVNIGCYYVIGVPLGALLGFYFKLGAKGIWLGMIGGTCMQTIILIWVTVRTDWNKEVEEAIKRLGKWEDGQEITLKD, from the exons ATGGCATCTGTTTCTGAAGATGATGTTCATCTACCGCTCCTGTTGTCGACCGCGGCATTGTTGTCGTCTCAGTCACTGTTTTCTAACGACCAGGAAACTAGCAACGAACTTGAGACGATATTATCCGACACCCACTTGAGTTTCGTCCGCCGTTACTCTCAAGCTACTTGGGTCGAAATGAAACTCATGTTCTACTTAGCAGGTCCGGCCGTTTTCGTATACATGATTAATTACCTCATGTCCATGTCCACCCAAGTCTTCGCTGGCCACCTTGGAAACCTCGAACTCGCCGCTTCCTCTCTCGGCAACAATGGAATTCAAATCTTCGCCTACGGTCTCATG TTGGGGATGGGAAGTGCAGTGGAAACTCTATGCGGGCAGGCATTCGGTGCAGAGAAATACGATATGCTAGGCATTTATTTACAGAGATCTACCATATTATTGACTCTAACGGGGTttgttttaacaattgtttACATATTCTGCAAACCCATCTTGATATTTTTGGGAGAATCGAAGGAAATTGCATCGGCAGCGGAAGTATTCGTGTTCGGATTGATTCCTCAAATCTTCGCGTACGCAATAAACTTCCCAATACAGAAGTTTCTTCAGGCACAGAGCATAGTATTTCCGAGTGCTTACATATCGGCGGGGACGCTGGTGGTGCATGTGGTGCTGAGTTGGGTGGCGGCCTACAAAATGGGGTTGGGGCTGTTGGGAGTGTCGTTGGTATTGAGCTTGTCATGGTGGATAATAGTGGTGGGCCAATTCGTGTATATCGTTAAAAGTGATAAGTGTAAAGAAACATGGAGAGGTTTCAATGCGAAGGCGTTTACAGGGTTGCCGGGATTCTTCAAATTGTCGGTGGCGTCGGCGGTGATGCTGTGTTTAGAGACATGGTATTTTCAGATTCTCGTTTTGCTTGCTGGATTGCTCGAGAATCCTGAACTTGCTCTTGACTCCCTTTCTATCTG CACAACCATATCTGGATGGGTTTTAATGATTTCAGTTGGATTCAATGCTGCCGCAAG TGTGAGAGTGAGTAACGAACTTGGAAGTAAGCATCCAAAATCAGCAGCATTTTCTGTGGTGGTGGTAACTGCCATTGCATTCATCGTCTCTATATTTTGTGCGATAATAGTACTCGCACTTCGGGATGTCATCAGCTACGCCTTTACAGAAGGTCCTATCGTGGCTGCCGCTGTCTCCGATCTTTGCCCACTTCTTGCTCTCACTCTTCTCCTCAATGGAATCCAACCTGTCTTGTCTG GCGTTGCGGTCGGTTGCGGTTGGCAAGCCTTCGTCGCCTATGTAAACATCGGTTGCTATTATGTCATTGGAGTTCCCTTGGGTGCTCTCcttggtttttattttaaacttggCGCAAAG GGCATATGGCTGGGGATGATCGGTGG